A stretch of Rhizobium sp. TH2 DNA encodes these proteins:
- a CDS encoding DUF2155 domain-containing protein, which yields MTATNTVTKKRIAALMLGGLSAFSAFVAPANAAKVKNPVAVFSGLDKITGRTTSFDVYIDETVQFGALQVTPKVCFTRDETEAQRISGFVEVDEITLDRKIRRIFTGWMFAASPGLNAVDHPVYDVWLTGCKQSSDVPAPSETKSESQ from the coding sequence ATGACTGCAACCAATACGGTGACGAAAAAACGGATCGCGGCGCTCATGCTGGGCGGCCTTTCGGCATTCTCCGCATTTGTGGCTCCCGCCAACGCCGCGAAGGTCAAGAACCCGGTCGCGGTGTTCTCCGGCCTCGACAAGATCACCGGACGGACGACCTCCTTCGATGTCTATATCGACGAGACCGTGCAGTTCGGCGCGCTGCAGGTGACGCCCAAGGTCTGCTTCACCCGCGACGAAACCGAGGCGCAGCGGATTTCCGGCTTCGTCGAAGTCGATGAGATCACCCTCGACCGCAAGATCCGCCGCATCTTTACCGGCTGGATGTTCGCGGCCTCGCCGGGTCTTAACGCCGTCGATCATCCGGTCTATGACGTCTGGCTCACCGGCTGCAAGCAATCGTCCGACGTGCCGGCGCCTTCCGAGACCAAGTCCGAAAGCCAGTAA
- the aat gene encoding leucyl/phenylalanyl-tRNA--protein transferase produces the protein MARHHSDMTTITPEILLRAYSAGLFPMAESADDPDVYWVQPKVRGIIPLDRFHVSRSLAKTLRHKPFDIRINTAFDRVMEYCAESTEMRPTTWINPMILTLYKELHRMGYTHSVEAWEGDELVGGLYGVSLGSAFFGESMFSRRKDASKICLVHLVERMSERGFTLLDTQFTTEHLKSFGAIDISRKEYEKLLEKAMQSDDLDFA, from the coding sequence ACTCCCGAAATCCTGCTCCGCGCCTATTCCGCGGGGCTGTTTCCGATGGCGGAATCGGCTGACGACCCGGATGTCTACTGGGTCCAGCCAAAGGTTCGCGGCATCATTCCGCTCGACCGGTTCCATGTATCGCGCAGCCTCGCCAAGACGTTGCGCCACAAGCCCTTCGACATCCGCATCAACACCGCCTTCGACCGCGTGATGGAATACTGCGCCGAATCGACCGAGATGCGGCCGACGACCTGGATCAATCCGATGATCCTGACGCTCTACAAGGAACTGCACCGCATGGGCTACACCCATTCGGTGGAGGCCTGGGAAGGTGACGAACTGGTCGGTGGCCTCTACGGCGTCTCGCTCGGCTCCGCCTTCTTCGGCGAAAGCATGTTCTCGCGCCGCAAGGATGCCTCGAAGATCTGCCTCGTCCATCTCGTGGAACGCATGAGCGAACGCGGCTTCACGCTGCTCGACACGCAGTTCACCACCGAGCACCTGAAGTCCTTCGGCGCGATCGACATTTCCCGTAAGGAATATGAGAAACTGCTCGAAAAGGCGATGCAATCCGACGATCTGGATTTTGCCTGA
- a CDS encoding NADH:ubiquinone oxidoreductase subunit NDUFA12: MKFLLQFFTWWNGQTLGTRFFTWRFGKRVGEDEFGNIYYEGPLSSYGLPKRWVVYSGYAEASAIPPGWHGWMHHRTDTPPSREKYEAREWEKGHKANLTGTSLAYRPKGSLATGGERDRVTGDYDAWTPRS; encoded by the coding sequence ATGAAGTTCCTGCTGCAATTTTTCACCTGGTGGAATGGTCAGACGCTCGGCACGCGTTTCTTTACTTGGCGGTTCGGCAAGCGCGTCGGCGAGGACGAATTCGGCAACATCTATTACGAAGGCCCGCTGTCATCCTATGGCCTGCCGAAGCGTTGGGTTGTCTATAGCGGTTACGCCGAAGCGTCGGCTATTCCGCCGGGCTGGCACGGCTGGATGCATCATCGCACCGACACGCCGCCGAGCCGCGAGAAGTACGAGGCGCGCGAGTGGGAAAAGGGCCACAAGGCCAACCTGACCGGCACGTCGCTGGCCTATCGCCCCAAGGGTTCGCTGGCCACGGGTGGCGAACGCGACCGGGTGACCGGCGATTACGATGCCTGGACGCCGCGGAGCTGA